One stretch of Amycolatopsis sp. NBC_00345 DNA includes these proteins:
- a CDS encoding MarR family winged helix-turn-helix transcriptional regulator, whose amino-acid sequence MATVPAHVAESAGWIRGVVGQLHRRLRQVDNAEILTPSQSAVLNRLDREGPATQGELAAAEHVRQQSMAATLAVLDELGYLSRTRDPADGRRSVVSLSGLGTKTVRGIHQHRNEWIANALVAELSADELETVRRALPLLQRIAQH is encoded by the coding sequence ATGGCCACCGTTCCCGCTCATGTCGCCGAGTCCGCCGGCTGGATCCGCGGCGTCGTCGGGCAGCTGCACCGCCGGCTGCGGCAAGTCGACAACGCCGAGATCCTCACGCCGTCGCAGTCGGCGGTGCTGAACCGGCTCGACCGCGAAGGCCCCGCCACGCAGGGCGAACTCGCCGCGGCCGAGCACGTGCGGCAGCAGTCGATGGCCGCGACCCTCGCCGTGCTCGACGAGCTCGGCTACCTCAGCCGCACCCGTGACCCCGCGGACGGGCGGCGCAGCGTCGTCAGCCTGTCCGGTCTGGGCACCAAGACCGTGCGCGGGATCCACCAGCACCGGAACGAGTGGATCGCGAACGCACTGGTCGCCGAGCTGAGCGCCGACGAGCTGGAGACCGTCCGCCGCGCGCTGCCGCTGTTGCAGCGGATCGCGCAGCACTGA
- a CDS encoding MFS transporter: protein MASAVLNPINSTLIAVALVPIGQSFGAGPGRTAWLISALYLATAVGQPVVGLLVDRYGARRVLLSGASVVMAAGIAGMVPLSVEWLTGVRAVLGIGTCAGFPAAMAVLRKHADASGQGVPARVLSVLSLSSQTVMVIGPTLGGVLIGLFGWPAIFAVNIPLAGISLLLAIFWVPKDAPARRAGEPRPERIDVLGIGLFSLALLVLLFYLMAPGIGDLWLLAVAAAVGAVFTMVELRARHPFIDLRMLAANRAILRTYLRQSLSFMAIYAIMFGYVQWLEEGRGFSESLSGLLLLPMSAVAVGAAAMSGRTTGVRARLLVVAVALVGGSVALLFVSDRTWLGALLGLVALFGLAQGLTSVANQTTLYREAPAETMGTASGLFRTAQYLGAIVASTVIAQCYGGHADSGGLHRLGLVLIVVSVLLLVVTVADRGLRRAERAERAPACRADRY, encoded by the coding sequence GTGGCGAGCGCGGTGCTGAACCCGATCAACTCCACCCTCATCGCCGTCGCGCTGGTGCCGATCGGGCAGAGCTTCGGCGCCGGGCCGGGCCGCACGGCCTGGCTGATCTCCGCGCTCTACCTGGCCACGGCCGTCGGCCAGCCGGTGGTCGGGCTGCTCGTCGACCGGTACGGCGCCCGCCGCGTACTGCTGTCCGGCGCGTCCGTGGTGATGGCCGCCGGGATCGCCGGCATGGTGCCGCTCTCGGTCGAATGGCTGACCGGCGTACGCGCAGTGCTCGGTATCGGGACCTGCGCCGGGTTCCCCGCCGCGATGGCGGTGCTGCGCAAGCACGCCGACGCCTCGGGCCAGGGCGTGCCGGCGCGGGTGCTCTCGGTGCTGTCGCTGTCCTCGCAGACGGTCATGGTGATCGGCCCGACGCTGGGCGGCGTGCTCATCGGGCTGTTCGGCTGGCCGGCGATCTTCGCGGTGAACATCCCGCTCGCGGGTATTTCGCTGCTGCTGGCGATCTTCTGGGTGCCGAAGGACGCCCCGGCCCGCCGGGCCGGCGAGCCGCGGCCGGAGCGGATCGACGTGCTCGGCATCGGCTTGTTCTCACTCGCCCTGCTGGTGCTGCTGTTCTATTTGATGGCGCCGGGCATCGGAGACCTGTGGCTGCTCGCCGTGGCCGCCGCCGTCGGCGCGGTGTTCACCATGGTCGAGCTGCGCGCCCGGCACCCGTTCATCGACCTGCGGATGCTCGCCGCGAACCGCGCGATCCTGCGCACCTACCTGCGCCAGTCCCTGAGCTTCATGGCGATCTACGCGATCATGTTCGGCTACGTCCAGTGGCTGGAGGAGGGCCGCGGGTTCAGCGAGTCCCTTTCGGGCCTGCTGCTCCTGCCGATGTCCGCGGTCGCCGTCGGCGCCGCCGCGATGTCCGGCCGCACGACCGGCGTCCGGGCGCGGCTGCTGGTGGTCGCCGTGGCGCTGGTCGGCGGCTCGGTGGCGCTGCTGTTCGTCTCCGACCGCACCTGGCTCGGCGCGCTGCTGGGCCTGGTCGCGCTGTTCGGCCTGGCCCAGGGCCTGACCAGCGTCGCCAACCAGACCACGCTCTACCGCGAGGCCCCGGCCGAGACGATGGGCACCGCGAGCGGCCTGTTCCGCACCGCCCAGTACCTCGGCGCCATCGTGGCCTCCACCGTGATCGCCCAGTGTTACGGCGGGCACGCCGACTCCGGCGGCCTGCACCGGCTGGGCCTGGTGCTGATCGTGGTCAGCGTCCTGCTGCTGGTGGTGACCGTGGCCGACCGCGGGCTGCGGCGCGCGGAACGGGCCGAGCGCGCCCCGGCGTGCCGTGCCGATCGTTACTGA
- a CDS encoding FdhF/YdeP family oxidoreductase, translating into MTREAPTNDVDETRLEVGKPKGWAAGIPGVAVSLARGVEQMGVVRTARTLRLLNQRAGFDCPGCAWPEPRQADGEKRKLAEFCENGAKAVAEEATKRQVGREFFAAHTIAELAGKTDYWLGQQGRVTEPFVLREGATHYEPISWDDAFGLVADEMTALASPDEAIFYTSGRTSNEAAFLYQLLVRSFGTNNLPDCSNMCHESSGAALTTSTGIGKGSVSLADIHHADLIVVVGQNPGTNHPRMLSALEQAKGNGAKVIAVNPLPEAGLMRFKNPQNVRGVVGKGTPLADEFAQIRLGGDLALFQAVGHLLLAWEEAAPGTIVDRQFVEKSTHGFEDYAKNLRELDWPETERATGLPREQIEHIARMIATSERTIYCWAMGLTQHKHAVPTISEVANLALMRGMIGKPGAGLCPVRGHSNVQGDRTMGVWEKMPEPFMDALEKEFGIEVPREHGWDTVDSIRAMRDGRGKVFFAMGGNFASATPDSERTEQALRSCSLTVHVSTKLNRSHVVHGRTALILPTLGRTERDVQASGPQFVTVEDSMSQVHASRGRLAPASEHLISEVAIISRLGERLFGAGHAVPWRTFEADYDLIRDHIAAVVKGCEDYNRRVREPDGFVLPHAPRDSREFTGTATGKGTFTVSELEYPQVPEGRLLLQTLRSHDQYNTTIYGLSDRYRGIEDGRRVVFVSPEDLAELGIADGEIVDLVSEWSDGDRRAPQFRAVAYPTARGCAAAYFPEANALVPLDSVAEKSNTPVSKAIVVRLEPHHHD; encoded by the coding sequence ATGACCCGTGAAGCGCCGACGAATGACGTGGACGAGACCCGCCTCGAGGTGGGCAAGCCGAAGGGCTGGGCCGCCGGCATCCCGGGCGTCGCGGTCTCCCTCGCCCGCGGCGTCGAGCAGATGGGCGTGGTGCGCACGGCCCGCACGCTGCGGCTGCTGAACCAGCGCGCGGGCTTCGACTGCCCCGGCTGCGCCTGGCCCGAGCCCCGGCAGGCGGACGGCGAGAAGCGGAAGCTGGCGGAGTTCTGCGAGAACGGCGCGAAGGCCGTCGCCGAAGAGGCGACCAAACGCCAGGTCGGGCGGGAGTTCTTCGCCGCGCACACGATCGCCGAGCTGGCCGGCAAGACCGACTACTGGCTGGGCCAGCAGGGCCGCGTCACCGAGCCGTTCGTACTGCGCGAGGGCGCCACCCACTACGAGCCGATCTCCTGGGACGACGCGTTCGGCCTGGTCGCCGACGAGATGACCGCGCTGGCGAGCCCGGACGAGGCGATCTTCTACACCTCCGGGCGCACCAGCAACGAGGCCGCGTTCCTGTACCAGCTGCTCGTGCGCTCGTTCGGCACCAACAACCTGCCCGACTGCTCGAACATGTGCCACGAGTCCTCCGGCGCGGCGCTGACGACGAGCACCGGCATCGGCAAGGGCTCGGTGTCGCTGGCCGACATCCACCACGCCGACCTGATCGTGGTCGTCGGGCAGAACCCGGGCACCAACCACCCGCGCATGCTCTCGGCGCTGGAGCAGGCGAAGGGCAACGGCGCGAAGGTCATCGCCGTCAACCCGCTGCCCGAGGCCGGGCTGATGCGGTTCAAGAACCCGCAGAACGTGCGCGGCGTGGTCGGCAAGGGCACGCCGCTGGCCGACGAGTTCGCGCAGATCCGCCTCGGCGGCGACCTCGCGCTGTTCCAGGCCGTGGGCCACCTCCTGCTGGCCTGGGAGGAGGCGGCGCCCGGCACGATCGTCGACCGCCAGTTCGTGGAGAAGTCCACGCACGGCTTCGAGGACTACGCCAAGAACCTGCGCGAGCTGGACTGGCCGGAGACCGAGCGCGCCACCGGCCTGCCGCGCGAGCAGATCGAGCACATCGCCCGGATGATCGCGACCTCCGAGCGCACCATCTACTGCTGGGCGATGGGGCTGACGCAGCACAAGCACGCCGTGCCGACGATCTCCGAGGTCGCGAACCTCGCGCTGATGCGCGGCATGATCGGCAAGCCCGGCGCGGGCCTGTGCCCGGTGCGCGGCCACTCGAACGTGCAAGGCGACCGCACCATGGGCGTCTGGGAGAAGATGCCGGAGCCGTTCATGGACGCGCTCGAGAAGGAGTTCGGCATCGAGGTGCCGCGCGAGCACGGCTGGGACACCGTCGACTCGATCCGCGCGATGCGCGACGGCCGCGGCAAGGTGTTCTTCGCGATGGGCGGCAACTTCGCCTCGGCCACGCCGGACTCGGAGCGGACCGAGCAGGCGCTGCGCTCGTGCTCGCTGACCGTGCACGTCTCGACCAAGCTCAACCGCTCGCACGTGGTGCACGGCCGCACGGCGCTGATCCTGCCGACGCTCGGCCGCACCGAGCGTGACGTGCAGGCCTCGGGCCCGCAGTTCGTCACCGTCGAGGACTCGATGTCGCAGGTGCACGCCTCCCGCGGGCGGCTGGCGCCGGCGAGCGAGCACCTGATCTCCGAGGTGGCGATCATCAGCCGGCTGGGCGAGCGGCTGTTCGGCGCGGGCCACGCCGTGCCGTGGCGCACCTTCGAGGCGGACTACGACCTGATCCGCGACCACATCGCGGCCGTGGTGAAGGGCTGCGAGGACTACAACCGGCGCGTACGCGAGCCGGACGGCTTCGTCCTGCCGCACGCGCCGCGCGACTCGCGGGAGTTCACCGGAACGGCCACCGGCAAGGGCACGTTCACCGTGTCCGAGCTGGAGTACCCGCAGGTGCCCGAGGGCAGGCTGCTGCTGCAGACGCTGCGCAGCCACGACCAGTACAACACCACGATCTACGGCCTGTCCGACCGTTACCGCGGCATCGAGGACGGCCGCCGCGTGGTGTTCGTCAGCCCGGAGGACCTGGCCGAGCTGGGCATCGCCGACGGCGAGATCGTCGACCTGGTCTCCGAATGGAGCGACGGCGACCGCCGGGCGCCCCAGTTCCGCGCGGTCGCGTACCCGACGGCCCGCGGCTGCGCGGCGGCGTACTTCCCGGAGGCCAACGCGTTGGTGCCACTCGACTCCGTCGCCGAGAAGTCCAACACCCCGGTTTCGAAGGCGATCGTGGTGCGGCTCGAGCCGCACCATCACGACTGA
- a CDS encoding LCP family protein: MRIAGKIVVSGLALITFAGTAYGYSTLSSLDEVTRSDVIGGASSSSPGEQPADGSLDILLVGRDSREDMQGNPLPKNVLQELRAGANGDDLTDTLIVLRIPNGQETVKAFSIPRDSYVQLPGGPDKINSAFGRAKLAEASRLRAAGETDKDKIREGSLTAGRRATRQAVEDLTGVTIDHFAEVNLLSFYDISNAVGGVPVCLKEATKDEDSGANFQKGPQKVSGADALAFVRQRKNLPRSDLDRVVRQQVFLASLAHEVLSAGTLADPGKLGALIDAVKKSVVIDNSWNLLDFVGQLHGITGGGIQFSTIPVVNPDYRYNKQHPTWTAVQVDPAQVKSFAAGLIGAPPASAPPGAPAGQGPTVDVSNAGDASGLAARVAAALKDKGFTPGTTGNAAARRTSLVRYGAGLAAQGAQVAKLLGGLATAESADVPAGHIEVVLGQVYSGPGAAAGGGDGQGAVTGDGQGGGAAAGSDDAPITSAGENCVD, translated from the coding sequence GTGCGGATAGCAGGCAAGATCGTCGTTTCTGGGCTGGCGCTGATCACGTTCGCGGGTACGGCCTACGGCTACTCGACGCTGAGTTCGCTCGACGAGGTCACGCGCAGCGACGTCATCGGCGGAGCCTCGTCGTCGTCGCCCGGCGAGCAGCCGGCCGACGGCTCGCTCGACATCCTGCTGGTGGGCCGGGACTCGCGCGAGGACATGCAGGGCAACCCGTTGCCCAAGAACGTGCTGCAGGAACTGCGCGCCGGGGCCAACGGCGACGACCTCACCGACACCCTGATCGTGCTGCGCATCCCGAACGGGCAGGAGACCGTCAAGGCGTTCTCCATCCCGCGCGACTCCTACGTCCAGCTGCCGGGCGGCCCGGATAAGATCAACTCGGCGTTCGGCCGCGCCAAGCTGGCCGAGGCTTCGCGGCTGCGCGCGGCGGGCGAGACGGACAAGGACAAGATCAGGGAGGGGTCCCTGACTGCCGGGCGCCGCGCGACCCGGCAGGCGGTGGAGGACCTCACCGGCGTGACCATCGACCACTTCGCCGAGGTGAACCTGCTGAGCTTCTACGACATCAGCAACGCCGTCGGCGGGGTGCCGGTGTGCCTCAAGGAGGCGACGAAGGACGAGGACTCCGGCGCGAACTTCCAGAAGGGGCCGCAGAAGGTCTCCGGCGCCGACGCGCTCGCGTTCGTCCGCCAGCGCAAGAACCTCCCGCGCAGCGACCTCGACCGCGTGGTGCGCCAGCAGGTCTTCCTCGCGTCGCTGGCGCACGAGGTGCTCTCCGCGGGCACGCTGGCCGACCCGGGCAAACTGGGCGCCCTGATCGACGCGGTGAAGAAGTCCGTGGTCATCGACAATTCGTGGAACCTGCTGGACTTCGTCGGCCAGCTGCACGGGATCACCGGCGGCGGCATCCAGTTCTCCACCATCCCGGTGGTCAACCCCGACTACCGCTACAACAAGCAGCACCCGACGTGGACGGCCGTGCAGGTGGATCCCGCGCAGGTCAAGTCGTTCGCCGCCGGGCTGATCGGCGCCCCGCCCGCGTCCGCGCCGCCCGGGGCGCCGGCGGGGCAGGGCCCGACCGTGGACGTGTCGAACGCGGGCGACGCGAGCGGCCTGGCCGCCCGCGTGGCGGCTGCGTTGAAGGACAAGGGCTTCACTCCGGGCACGACGGGCAACGCCGCGGCCCGCCGCACCTCGCTGGTGCGGTACGGCGCGGGCCTCGCGGCCCAGGGCGCGCAGGTCGCGAAGCTGCTGGGCGGCTTGGCCACCGCCGAGTCCGCGGACGTCCCGGCTGGGCACATCGAGGTCGTCCTCGGCCAGGTCTACTCCGGTCCGGGCGCCGCCGCGGGCGGCGGCGACGGCCAGGGCGCCGTCACCGGCGACGGCCAGGGCGGCGGTGCGGCAGCCGGGTCTGATGACGCACCGATCACCTCGGCCGGGGAGAACTGCGTCGACTGA
- a CDS encoding VOC family protein yields MAARPAFHLAIPVDDLARARAFYGGVLGLDEGRSSGAWVDWDFHGHQVVTHVVPGARAEAGRNPVDGHDVPVPHFGLVLDVDAFQVLAARLREAGTEFVIEPYQRFAGEPGEQWTMFLHDPAGNALEFKAFRDESQLFAR; encoded by the coding sequence ATGGCCGCCCGTCCCGCCTTCCACCTCGCCATCCCGGTCGACGACCTCGCCCGCGCCCGCGCGTTCTACGGCGGGGTGCTCGGCCTCGACGAGGGCCGCTCGTCCGGCGCCTGGGTCGACTGGGACTTCCACGGCCACCAGGTCGTCACCCACGTCGTCCCGGGCGCCCGCGCCGAGGCCGGCCGCAACCCGGTCGACGGCCACGACGTGCCGGTGCCGCACTTCGGCCTGGTCCTCGACGTCGACGCGTTCCAGGTCCTGGCGGCCCGGTTGCGCGAGGCGGGCACGGAGTTCGTGATCGAGCCGTACCAGCGCTTCGCCGGTGAGCCGGGGGAGCAGTGGACGATGTTCCTGCACGACCCGGCGGGCAACGCGCTGGAGTTCAAGGCCTTCCGCGACGAGTCGCAGCTGTTCGCGCGCTGA
- a CDS encoding GntR family transcriptional regulator yields MDVTPLRKAARRGLAEEAADRVRDAIFAGHFPPGAPLREVELAASLEISRGSVREGLFQLEREGLVQGGWHRPTTVVEVTPGDVEEVYSLRAALDRLAATTARASATPGDLTRLDELVDTMAAEAAHADGPRLLALDIAFHDHVYTAAGNRRLTDAWQAVRSQVYLFQLQRVSLGHDHYRSRVVAEHRELANLVRDGDPGALARVAEEHVGSARRSLLTSLAEARKPL; encoded by the coding sequence ATGGACGTCACACCACTGCGGAAGGCCGCCCGGCGCGGCCTCGCCGAGGAGGCCGCGGACCGCGTGCGCGACGCGATCTTCGCCGGGCACTTCCCGCCGGGCGCGCCGCTGCGGGAGGTCGAGCTGGCCGCGTCGCTGGAGATCAGCCGCGGCTCGGTGCGCGAAGGCCTGTTCCAGCTCGAACGCGAAGGCCTGGTCCAGGGCGGCTGGCACCGCCCCACCACCGTCGTCGAGGTGACCCCCGGCGACGTCGAGGAGGTCTACTCCCTCCGCGCGGCGCTCGACCGCCTGGCCGCGACCACCGCCCGCGCGAGCGCGACGCCCGGCGACCTGACCCGGCTCGACGAACTCGTGGACACGATGGCGGCGGAGGCCGCCCACGCCGACGGCCCGCGCCTGCTGGCCCTCGACATCGCCTTCCACGACCACGTCTACACCGCCGCGGGCAACCGCCGCCTCACCGACGCGTGGCAGGCCGTGCGCTCGCAGGTGTACCTGTTCCAGCTCCAGCGCGTGTCCCTCGGCCACGACCACTACCGCTCACGCGTGGTCGCCGAGCACCGCGAGCTGGCGAACCTGGTGCGCGACGGCGACCCGGGCGCGCTGGCCCGGGTCGCCGAAGAACACGTCGGCTCCGCCCGCCGCAGCCTGCTCACGAGCCTGGCGGAGGCACGTAAACCCTTGTGA
- a CDS encoding MFS transporter: MTEPKMPRAFGRLWGAATVSSLGDGAYMAALPLLAVALSSDPVVVSLVTVAALLPYPVLGLVGGALVDRWDRRRTMWLADIARAGLLLVTVLAGATGLIGIPALLVLAFLLGVGQLFFDTASAAYLPDLLARDRTLLRKANSRLRGASTAAGQFLGPPAGSFLFSVGRTLPFVVDAVSFVGSALLIRSLPKVPPPPREPGRSLWADAREGASYVLRDRVLLGLALRPAVGNFAYAGAEAVLALYARDVLGLHSVGYGLLLAAEALGGLIGAFLAGPLEKYLGTGTALTVTVVAEVGAMLIVGFASNAVWAGAAFVLCGCAMAATMVLGWSVRQAIVPARLMGRVGAASRLVAISAGPVGAVLGGWLASVAGLRAPYLAAAGVLAVMTVVVAGMTSNRRIEAALAAAAARPAKADAL; the protein is encoded by the coding sequence ATGACCGAGCCGAAGATGCCCCGCGCCTTCGGGCGTCTGTGGGGTGCCGCGACGGTGTCCTCGCTGGGAGACGGCGCGTATATGGCTGCGCTGCCGCTGCTCGCTGTCGCGCTGAGCAGTGACCCCGTGGTGGTCAGCCTGGTGACGGTGGCGGCGCTGCTGCCGTACCCCGTGCTGGGGCTGGTCGGCGGCGCGCTGGTGGACCGCTGGGACCGGCGGCGCACGATGTGGCTCGCGGATATCGCGCGCGCCGGGCTGCTGCTGGTCACGGTCCTGGCCGGGGCGACGGGGCTGATCGGGATTCCCGCGTTGCTGGTGCTGGCTTTCCTGCTCGGGGTCGGGCAGCTGTTCTTCGACACGGCCTCGGCGGCGTACCTGCCGGACCTGCTCGCGCGCGACCGGACGTTGCTGCGTAAGGCGAACAGCCGGCTGCGCGGCGCGTCGACCGCGGCCGGGCAGTTCCTCGGGCCGCCCGCGGGCAGTTTCCTGTTCTCGGTCGGGCGCACGCTGCCGTTTGTGGTGGACGCGGTTTCGTTCGTGGGCAGCGCGTTGCTGATCCGGTCGCTGCCGAAGGTGCCGCCGCCCCCGCGGGAGCCGGGCCGGAGCCTGTGGGCCGACGCGCGCGAGGGCGCGTCGTACGTGCTGCGCGACCGGGTCCTGCTCGGGCTGGCGCTGCGGCCCGCCGTCGGCAACTTCGCTTACGCGGGCGCCGAAGCCGTGCTCGCGCTGTACGCGCGCGACGTGCTCGGCCTGCACTCGGTGGGCTACGGCCTGCTGCTCGCGGCCGAGGCGCTCGGCGGGCTGATCGGCGCCTTCCTGGCCGGGCCGTTGGAGAAATACCTGGGCACCGGGACCGCGCTCACCGTCACGGTGGTCGCCGAGGTGGGCGCGATGCTGATCGTCGGGTTCGCGAGCAACGCCGTCTGGGCGGGCGCCGCCTTTGTCCTCTGTGGCTGCGCGATGGCGGCGACGATGGTGCTCGGCTGGTCCGTGCGCCAGGCCATCGTCCCCGCCCGGCTGATGGGCCGCGTCGGCGCGGCGTCCCGGCTGGTGGCCATCTCGGCCGGACCGGTCGGCGCGGTGCTGGGCGGCTGGCTGGCGTCGGTCGCGGGGCTGCGCGCGCCGTACCTGGCCGCCGCCGGGGTGCTGGCCGTGATGACGGTGGTGGTCGCGGGCATGACCAGCAACCGCCGGATCGAGGCGGCACTCGCCGCAGCCGCCGCGAGACCGGCCAAGGCTGACGCCTTGTGA
- a CDS encoding helix-turn-helix domain-containing protein, translating to MTGDDYTPPDDAVHVRTTEQLRAVSNLVRHRVLAVLRDGPATITQVAERLDLAKGSSSYHVRVLERAGLIHVVRTRKVRGVVERYYAHVARRIVLPEAAPGQANVLMRHALADLETASADSPGLVRMQHTRIGEAQFAEFERRLGALLDELREARDPDEPAATAAVAFFRPGPGAAR from the coding sequence ATGACTGGGGACGACTACACACCGCCGGACGACGCCGTCCACGTCCGGACCACGGAACAGCTGCGGGCGGTCAGCAATCTGGTGCGCCACCGCGTGCTCGCGGTGCTGCGCGACGGGCCGGCGACGATCACGCAGGTCGCCGAGCGGCTCGACCTGGCGAAGGGCAGTTCGAGCTACCACGTGCGCGTGCTGGAGCGGGCCGGGCTGATCCACGTCGTGCGCACGCGGAAGGTGCGCGGGGTGGTGGAGCGGTACTACGCGCACGTCGCGCGCCGGATCGTGCTGCCGGAAGCCGCGCCAGGACAGGCGAACGTGCTGATGCGGCACGCGCTCGCCGACCTGGAGACGGCTTCGGCGGACTCGCCGGGACTGGTGCGGATGCAGCACACCCGGATCGGCGAGGCGCAGTTCGCGGAGTTCGAACGGCGGCTGGGCGCGCTGCTCGACGAGCTGCGGGAGGCGCGTGACCCGGACGAGCCGGCGGCCACCGCCGCGGTCGCGTTCTTCCGCCCCGGCCCCGGGGCCGCCCGATGA
- a CDS encoding MFS transporter small subunit codes for MSESAAEPEAGTTRSGARTLLLVVAWLWVLIPFVYGVYELILKVVDLFGG; via the coding sequence ATGAGTGAATCGGCGGCTGAACCGGAGGCCGGGACGACCCGCTCGGGCGCGCGCACCCTGCTGCTCGTCGTCGCGTGGCTGTGGGTCCTCATCCCGTTCGTCTACGGCGTGTACGAGCTGATCTTGAAGGTCGTCGACCTCTTCGGCGGCTGA
- a CDS encoding L-lactate MFS transporter, with protein sequence MAIGFLARSRIVAPPGWTRWLVPPAALSIHLSIGQAYAWSVFKTPLEKTMHLSGTQSGLPFQLGIVMLGLSAAFGGTLVEKNGPRWAMFVATVCFGAGFLVSALGVATGQFWLVVVGYGGIGGIGLGIGYISPVSTLIKWFPDRPGMATGIAIMGFGGGALIASPWSSAMLGTAPTSGDIATAFLIHGLVYAAFMTMGVLLVRVPAEGWKPRGFEPKAVQAKALVSTGNVSAANALKTPQFWCLWIVLCLNVTAGIGILEKAAPMIGDFFKNTSAPVGTAAAAGFVAMLSLTNMLGRFVWSSTSDLVGRKNIYRFYLGVGALLYLVIALTTNSSKVLFVLCAMLILSFYGGGFATLPAYLKDLFGNYQVGAIHGRLLTAWSVAGVLGPLIVDGIADSEKAAGKSGPDLYATSFYIMIGLLVLGFIANEFVRPVKEKFYEPVGRDQVGSEA encoded by the coding sequence ATGGCCATCGGCTTCCTGGCCCGCTCTCGTATCGTCGCACCGCCCGGCTGGACGCGCTGGCTGGTCCCGCCCGCCGCGCTTTCGATCCACCTGTCGATCGGCCAAGCCTACGCGTGGAGCGTCTTCAAAACCCCGCTCGAGAAGACGATGCACCTCTCGGGCACCCAATCCGGGCTGCCGTTCCAGCTCGGCATCGTGATGCTCGGCCTGTCGGCGGCGTTCGGCGGCACCCTGGTGGAGAAGAACGGCCCGCGCTGGGCCATGTTCGTCGCGACCGTGTGCTTCGGCGCCGGTTTCCTGGTCTCCGCGCTCGGCGTGGCGACCGGGCAGTTCTGGCTTGTGGTCGTCGGCTATGGCGGCATCGGCGGAATCGGGCTCGGCATCGGCTACATCTCCCCGGTGTCGACGCTGATCAAGTGGTTCCCCGACCGGCCGGGCATGGCCACGGGCATCGCGATCATGGGCTTCGGCGGCGGCGCGCTGATCGCCTCGCCGTGGTCGTCGGCGATGCTCGGCACCGCGCCCACCTCCGGCGACATCGCGACGGCGTTCCTGATCCACGGCCTCGTCTACGCGGCGTTCATGACCATGGGCGTGCTGCTCGTGCGGGTGCCGGCCGAGGGCTGGAAGCCGCGTGGCTTCGAGCCGAAGGCCGTGCAGGCCAAAGCGCTGGTCTCCACCGGCAACGTCTCGGCGGCCAACGCGCTCAAGACGCCGCAGTTCTGGTGCCTGTGGATCGTGTTGTGCCTCAACGTGACCGCGGGCATCGGCATCCTGGAGAAGGCCGCGCCGATGATCGGGGACTTCTTCAAGAACACTTCGGCGCCGGTGGGCACTGCGGCGGCCGCCGGGTTCGTCGCGATGCTGTCGCTGACGAACATGCTGGGCCGGTTCGTCTGGTCGTCCACTTCGGACCTGGTGGGGCGTAAGAACATCTACCGCTTCTACCTCGGCGTCGGCGCCCTGCTGTACCTGGTCATCGCGCTGACCACGAACTCGTCGAAGGTCCTGTTCGTGCTCTGCGCGATGCTGATCCTTTCCTTCTACGGCGGCGGTTTCGCGACGCTCCCGGCGTACCTGAAGGACCTGTTCGGCAACTACCAGGTGGGCGCGATCCACGGCCGGCTGCTCACCGCGTGGTCGGTGGCCGGGGTGCTCGGCCCGCTGATCGTCGACGGCATCGCGGACAGCGAGAAGGCCGCCGGCAAGTCCGGGCCGGACCTGTACGCGACGTCGTTCTACATCATGATCGGCCTGCTCGTGCTGGGCTTCATCGCCAACGAGTTCGTGCGGCCGGTCAAGGAGAAGTTCTACGAGCCCGTGGGCCGCGACCAGGTGGGGAGTGAGGCGTGA